One Drosophila virilis strain 15010-1051.87 chromosome 5, Dvir_AGI_RSII-ME, whole genome shotgun sequence DNA window includes the following coding sequences:
- the LOC6627217 gene encoding putative uncharacterized protein DDB_G0281733 isoform X3 translates to MGSNRKRKSDINGTYKLIRLYRANDCLWNPKSSGFKNLALKERAWLRIAQFFKNKLTVDQIKLQILSLRYYYATELLAIKRSKLGGYHYVPRQSYFADLEFLKEAMEHSVSVKAIESKTQVSSKQINCLVEDAFLLSSSENSIRSEKVDFQITSVSNEDGITSSVLQPLVSSDKEQSLQLPLPPHDIRTNQLPIRVASGNDRWISASNSYHDHEDDDYDGRQWKSSYQKEQNRNSNYSVSSGNERRSCNQSPAAYRPDMGATTNTFDDDNNIYVDSYGSRARGPPRKKVLTGRYRNKSRHSHGTDTYYDTDDWQRNNDSRSQKLHHRMSDGRENDYRSGRSSRDVGRSSNDSKNQNYKYAGNNSFNAPATFPFIQQMSTQPTYQGEGVCTCCPNAFPNEQPEYNEPTSKQAPEPILSDPEPESEMYVPSSPPRKSCDDDSCPLRSGRVYDENDHDLICTDGTCYNMEDTRRDMPIASSRLESKRTSRVASAAGSRAVSNRPSFEQIRSPKRMVCTNNRGRLSKSPKENMIMCPSGRQNEYDDDGLREGPENRNRQRSDDFRGSSERPSRRGREDERGPLESSQKSRAYQNYPEPPDEDSPGKQSRLQSLRSMSRNKPDQDQYPETDPIVSSRRQSQRGDEGYSSPDVSKSRSNRQSRDKGERSRHDSQAYYPETDPIVSPRKQSQRGDEEYTLPDGSRNRSNRQSLEKQGRSRNDNPDYYPESNPAESSRRQSQRGDDGYTSPDSSKNRSNRQSRDKTERSRHNSQEYYSDGVPVVPPQRQSQRGDEGYTLPDASKNRSNRQSRVKGERSGNDDQDYVTDPLEPPRRQSQRIDDSRNNSNRQSRDKSYRSKHNSQDYYPETDPVVSSRKPSQRGVEELTSPDVSKSRSNRQSRDKGELSRRGSQSYYPETDPVEPSQRQSQRADEGYISRNSSKYRSNRQSIEKQERSRKDEQGYNRYEPNNLCKDSCNATCASVRSTRNSQKNNEYPANYDTDRDDYVEGTTDDEYNREKDRLSVKDQNGQEDYEKPTDNPNRNMNSEYPQENYGGRQSYDRDKEYVPDKYQTRRDDEYNREQHKFRRTRSRHGSYLS, encoded by the exons ATGGGCTCCAATCGAAAGCGTAAAAGCGACATAAATGGCACATACAAACTTATTCGTCTTTATCGCGCCAATGATTGTCTTTGGAATCCAAAATCATCGGGATTTAAGAATTTGGCGTTGAAGGAGAGAGCCTGGTTACGCATAGCACAATTTTTTAAGAACAAGCTAACCGTGGATCAGATCAAATTGCAGATTTTATCGCTTCGTTATTACTATGCTACAGAACTATTAGCCATTAAACGTAGCAAACTGGGAGGATACCACTATGTTCCTCGACAATCTTACTTTGCAGATCTGGAGTTTTTGAAAGAAGCGATGGAGCACAGTGTTAGTGTTAAAGCCATTGAG TCAAAGACTCAGGTCAGCAGCAAACAAATCAACTGCCTCGTTGAGGATGCATTTCTGCTGAGCAGCAGCGAGAACAGTATCCGCAGCGAAAAAGTTGATTTTCAGATCACTTCCGTATCGAACGAAGATGGCATTACAAGCTCTGTGCTGCAACCGCTTGTCTCCTCAGACAAAGAGCAATCGTTACAACTGCCTTTGCCTCCACATGATATACGAACTAATCAGCTTCCAATCCGAGTAGCTTCTGGTAACGATCGATGGATATCCGCATCAAATTCATATCATGACCATGAAGATGACGATTATGATGGGAGACAGTGGAAGTCATCCTATCAGAAAGAACAAAACCGCAACAGCAACTATAGTGTCAGCAGTGGAAATGAGAGACGTAGCTGTAATCAAAGTCCAGCTGCATATAGGCCAGACATGGGTGCCACTACAAATACGTTTGATGACgataacaatatatatgtcGATTCGTATGGGTCCAGAGCTCGCGGTCCGCCTAGAAAAAAGGTTTTGACCGGAAGATATAGAAACAAATCAAGGCACTCACATGGAACTGACACATATTACGACACGGATGACTGGCAGAGAAATAATGATTCTAGAAGCCAAAAACTGCACCATAGAATGAGTGATGGCAGGGAGAATGACTATCGCAGTGGTAGAAGCTCACGAGATGTTGGTCGCAGTTCAAACGACTCTAAGAATCAAAACTACAAATATGCAGGGAATAACAGTTTTAACGCCCCCGCCACATTTCCATTTATTCAGCAAATGAGCACACAACCAACATATCAAGGTGAAGGAGTTTGCACCTGTTGTCCAAATGCCTTTCCAAATGAGCAACCCGAGTACAATGAACCCACTTCCAAACAGGCACCGGAGCCAATATTATCAGACCCAGAGCCAGAATCTGAAATGTATGTGCCTTCATCACCCCCTCGAAAGTCTTGCGATGATGATAGCTGTCCCCTTAGAAGTGGCAGGGTGTATGACGAAAACGACCATGATCTTATTTGCACTGATGGCACGTGTTACAACATGGAAGACACAAGAAGGGATATGCCAATCGCATCGTCAAGACTTGAATCAAAGCGAACTTCAAGGGTTGCATCTGCAGCTGGGTCTAGAGCGGTGTCCAATCGACCATCGTTCGAACAAATACGGTCTCCCAAAAGGATGGTCTGTACAAATAACAGAGGTAGATTAAGTAAATCGCCCAAGGAGAATATGATAATGTGCCCTTCGGGAAGACAGAACGAATATGATGACGATGGGCTTAGAGAGGGCCCAGAAAACAGAAATCGGCAAAGAAGTGATGACTTTAGAGGGAGCTCCGAAAGACCATCGCGCCGAGGTCGTGAAGATGAAAGAGGTCCGTTGGAGTCTAGCCAAAAATCAAGAGCATATCAAAATTACCCAGAACCACCCGATGAAGACAGCCCAGGAAAACAATCAAGATTACAATCACTAAGAAGTATGTCACGAAATAAACCCGATCAGGACCAGTATCCCGAGACTGATCCGATAGTGTCTTCGCGAAGGCAATCTCAACGGGGCGATGAAGGGTATTCTTCGCCAGATGTTTCTAAAAGTAGATCAAATCGTCAAAGTCGCGATAAAGGAGAAAGATCTAGGCATGATAGTCAGGCCTATTATCCCGAGACTGATCCGATAGTGTCTCCGCGAAAGCAATCTCAACGGGGCGATGAAGAGTACACTTTGCCAGATGGTTCTAGAAATAGATCAAATCGGCAAAGCCTCGAAAAACAAGGGAGATCTAGGAATGATAATCCGGACTATTATCCCGAGTCTAATCCGGCAGAGTCTTCGCGAAGGCAATCTCAGCGGGGCGATGATGGCTACACTTCGCCAGATAGTTCTAAAAATAGATCAAATCGGCAAAGCCGCGATAAAACAGAAAGATCAAGGCATAATAGTCAGGAATATTATTCAGATGGTGTTCCGGTGGTGCCTCCGCAAAGGCAATCTCAGCGGGGCGATGAAGGCTACACTTTGCCAGATGCTTCTAAAAATAGATCAAATCGGCAAAGCCGCGTAAAAGGAGAAAGGTCCGGAAATGATGACCAGGACTACGTGACTGATCCGTTGGAGCCTCCGAGAAGACAATCTCAACGGATCGATGATTCGAGAAATAATTCAAATCGACAAAGCCGCGATAAATCATATAGGTCAAAGCATAACAGTCAGGACTATTATCCCGAAACTGATCCGGTAGTGTCTTCGCGAAAGCCATCTCAACGTGGCGTTGAAGAATTGACTTCGCCAGATGTTTCTAAAAGTAGATCAAATCGGCAAAGCCGCGATAAAGGAGAACTATCTAGGCGTGGTAGTCAGTCCTATTATCCCGAAACGGATCCGGTGGAGCCTTCGCAAAGGCAATCTCAACGCGCCGATGAAGGGTATATTTCGCGAAACAGCTCCAAATATAGATCAAACCGGCAAAGCATCGAAAAACAAGAACGATCTAGAAAGGATGAACAGGGCTACAATCGATACGAACCCAATAATCTTTGTAAAGATAGTTGTAACGCAACGTGCGCATCGGTTAGAAGTACACGAAACAGTCAAAAAAACAATGAGTATCCCGCAAATTACGATACCGACAGGGATGACTACGTAGAAGGGACTACGGACGATGAATATAATCGTGAAAAGGACCGTTTATCTGTAAAAGATCAGAATGGTCAGGAAGATTATGAAAAACCCACCGACAATCCTAACCGCAATATGAACAGTGAATATCCACAAGAAAACTATGGTGGAAGGCAAAGTTACGACCGCGATAAGGAATATGTACCAGATAAATACCAGACCAGACGAGACGATGAGTATAATCGTG AACAACACAAATTTCGACGGACGAGATCCCGACATGGGTCCTATTTGTCCTAA